Within the Gracilinema caldarium DSM 7334 genome, the region TGTGGTATTGGGACAGTACTTTCTGATGATCCTGAACTTACCGTACGAATAATTGAAGGCAAGAATCCTATCCGTATTATCACTGATAGTCATCTTCGGATCCCTTTAGAATCCAACATTGTTCGAACTGCCCGGAATATAAGAACAATCATAGCTACTACAGAGAACAGCGATTCTAAGAAAGCAGAAAAACTTACCACTATGGGTGTAGAACTTATTTATACAAAGCTAAGAGACGGTCGGGTAGATCTTCAGGAACTGATAAGCATCCTAGGAACTATGAATATCGATAGTATTTTACTGGAAGGTGGTGGCACCCTTGCTTTCTCTGCATTAAAGGCAGAGATAGTGCATGCTGTGCGTTTTTATATTTCTCCTATATTACTTGGTGGTGTAAAAGCTAAAACAGTCATTGCAGGTGATGGTTTTTCGACCCTATCGAATGCTTTTAAAATTGAACATATTCATGTTGATTTTTGCGGATCGGATATTGTAATTCAAGGTGCAATATGTTTACCGGCATAATTGAAGAGATTGGGTATATACGTTCTATTATTCGCGGAAATCAATCAGCAAAAATCAAGATTAATGCACATAGGGTTTGTCAGGGAACCCATGTTGGGGATAGCATTGCAGTAAATGGGGTCTGTCTTACGGTTACTGAAATTGCTCCTTCATATTTTACAGCGGATATTATGGCTGAAACACTTTATCGAACTAATCTTGAATATGTACAAAACGGAGATTCTGTTAATCTTGAAAGGGCCCTAACACCTACAAGCCGAATAGGTGGACATTTTGTCAGCGGTCATGTTGATGAGAGGGGACTAATTCGTTCACTAGTTAAAAAAGATATTGCATCAATCATAGAGATTACCTGTAACCCTAATCTATTAAAATATATAGCAGTAAAAGGATCTATTGCACTTGATGGCATTAGCCTTACAGTCTGCGATGTTTCTCATACTTCTTTTTTTGTTTCTCTTATTCCTCATACCATGATGTATACAAGCTTAAAACAGAAAAAGGT harbors:
- a CDS encoding riboflavin synthase, which encodes MFTGIIEEIGYIRSIIRGNQSAKIKINAHRVCQGTHVGDSIAVNGVCLTVTEIAPSYFTADIMAETLYRTNLEYVQNGDSVNLERALTPTSRIGGHFVSGHVDERGLIRSLVKKDIASIIEITCNPNLLKYIAVKGSIALDGISLTVCDVSHTSFFVSLIPHTMMYTSLKQKKVGDTINIECDLIARYIENLLTTQYETTLHDQDPALLENLLKLSGFIGGVK